The window GGTCGTCGGTTTGCCAATCCACTGCGATGGCGGCGAGAGCGATAAAAGTAAAGAAAGCCGGAAATTTGCCGCTTGGTTGAAAGAAACCACCGGACTGCCGACGCGGCTTTTTGACGAGCGTTTCACAACTGTCGCGGCCAACGCCAAAATTCGGCAGGGAAAAACAACACGCAAAAAGACCAAACAACGCGTTGATGCCGTCGCCGCACAAGTCTTGTTGGAATCGTTTTTGGAAGCCTGCCGATACCGCGGTGAATTGGCGGGCCATTGCCTGGAAGATTCAACTTCCGATGAGTCGCTCGATGATGCATGATGGAACAGAACACGTGGCGTGATGATGCCCCGTGTGACGCTTGCCTGTTATGAATAAGCAGCCGATTTGAATGAGCCAACCATTCGTTTGGCAAAATCAGAAACCTCTGATGAGATGGATCGCAATGACCAGTCGCTCGATTTTATTCCACTCGTGCACGTTTGCTCTGCTGGGACTTTGCTCCGCTTTCATCCATCCATCCGCAACAGATGCCGCGGACGTGGTCGTCGTTGCCTCACCGGAGTTCGACGAAACCCTTGAACCTTGGATCCAAATGCGATCCGAAGAGGGGCTACGAGTGGCCATCGCTCGTCCTGCCGACAATGCTTCGGACACTCACCAGCAAATCTGGAATGTGGGCGGCGCAGACACTCGTTACATCGTCTTGGTCGGCGACACGCCGGATTACGACACGCCTCGAAACCAACCGCATCAAATTCCTACTTGGATGATCCCGGCCCCGGTCACCTCGCGGTTCGGATCCACATCAACGCTGCCCACCGATCTTCCATACGGCGACCGAGATGGCGATCGGGTCAGCGACGCTGCCATTGGTCGTCTACCTGTGCGATCAGCCGAACAACTTGCGAGCGTGATCGGGCGAATCGAGGCCTATGAAAACTCCGACGACTTCGGACTCTGGCGACGATCGTTTCAGTTGACCGGTGGAGTGGGTGGCTTTGGTGCGATGGTTGACACCGCCATCGAATCGGTCACCCGAGGCGTGATCACCACGGTGCTGCCGGCCGATGCAAAACCACAGATTGCCTACGCCAGCCCGAACCATCCGTTTTGTCCTCCCGGTGAATCCTTCACCGATGCGGTCCTGAATCGCTATCGCACGGGCGCTCGCTTTTGGGTGTATGCGGGTCACGGCCAAATCGATCGCCTCGAATTGCTGCAAACCACTGCGGCGGATGGAAAACCGGCAGCCCGCGAACATTGGTCGGTCGAGTCCTTGCTAAACAATCAAAACGCAACGCAGTTGGAACGTGCTCCCGAAGGGGCGACGATCGCTGTGCTGTTGGCTTGCTTCGCGGGTGCCTACGACGCCCCCGGAGACTGCTTGGCCGAGCGGATGGTGCTCGCCGAAGGTGGCCCGATCGCCGTGATCGCTTCGTCTCGCTTGTCAATGCCTTATGGCAACGCGTGCATGGGCTTGGGCTTGCTGCAATCGGTGTACTCGAGTGGCCCTCAAAACACCGGCTGCGACCGTATCGGTGACGCGATGTTGCATGCCGCCCGCAGTTTGCAATCCAAACAACAAGGTAAACAATCGACCATGCGAGTCATGGTCGACACGCTCGCCTCGATGATCTCTCCAGCCGGAACGGATCTCAAGCAAGAACGACTCGAACACGCTGCGCTCTATCAACTACTTGGCGACCCAACCTTGCGTTTGCATCCACCTCAACCACTGGACCTTTCGATCGAGCCATCGAATCAAACCGATCAACAAACCGATGGTGTGGTCGCACGTTCACTCAGCGTTGCCGTCACCAGCCCGATTGCGGGAACGCTGATTGTCGCCGTTGAACGACCGCTAACCGCGATCACAAAGACGCCAACTGATTCAACCAGTGAACACGACGCGCATGGCACCACCATCACCGAACATCAAATCGAGGTTTCCGCTGGCAAACGCATCCTCCAAACACTCACGCTTCCGCTGGGAGAATCAGGTCCGTTGATCATTCGGGGTTTCGTTCATGGTAAAACAGGGTGGGCCAGCGCGGCCCAAAGAACCTTCCTCCCTGATTGACCCACCTTCCCCATGCGACTTCCCCACCTCCTGGCTTTGTGCCTGCCCGCCTTTTTCACAGCTCTCCCAGCCTCCGCCACCGCCCCTGAAGACATCGCGGGATCACGCCCCAACATTGTCGTGATTTACATGGACGATATGGCTTATGCCGACATTGGCCCTTTCGGAGCCAAAGGCTACTCCACGCCGAACCTGGATCGAATGGCCAACGAAGGCCGCAAGTTCACTGACTTCAGCGTTTCGTCCGCCGTCTGCTCCGCGTCGAGATCCGCTCTCCTGACCGGTTGCTACCACCGACGTGTCGGATTGTCAGGAGCCCTCGGCCCCCAAGCCAAGATCGGACTCGCCCCGGCGGAAACCACGTTTGCAGAAGTTTGCAAATCAGCCGGCTATCGAACCGCATGTCACGGAAAATGGCATCTGGGCCACCACCCCAAATTCCTGCCAACCAACCAAGGTTTCGACCAGTTCTACGGCATTCCCTACAGCAACGACATGTGGCCGTTGCACCCGGACACCATCCGCCGTCAACAAAAAGATCCAAACGACCCCGGCAATTGGCCGCCGCTGCCGATCATCGAATCCATCGCGGGCCAGCCACCTCGAATCGTCAACGACAACGTTCAACCGGCGGATCAAGAACAAATGACGGTGGAACTCACTCGCCGCAGCGTCGAGTTCATCAAGAATCAATCCAGCGACAAACCCTTCTTGCTGTACCTGCCTCATCCGATGGTTCACGTCCCGCTGTATGTGTCCGAGCGTTTTCGCGGCAAGAGCGGGGCAGGGCTGTTTGGCGATGTGATGATGGAAGTCGATTGGTCGGTCGGCGAGATCCTTTCCGCAATTGAATCCATCGATCAGCAGAAGAACACACTCGTGATCTTCACCAGCGACAACGGACCTTGGCTTTCCTACGGCAACCACGCCGGCAGTGCCGCGCCACTTCGCGAAGGCAAAGGCACCCAGTGGGAAGGCGGCGTTCGCGAACCAACCCTCATGTGGTGGCCTGAAACCATTCCGGCTGGCACCACCTGCGAGACATTCTGTTCCACCATCGATGTGCTGCCGACGATCGTGGAGTTGACCGGCGGCGAGGCTCCCGAACGAAAGATCGATGGCCACTCCATCGTTGATTTGATGCTAGACGTTCCCGGTGCGAAATCGCCTCACGAATCCTTCGTCGGTTACTACGGCGGCGGGCAACTCCAAACGATTCGCAACGAGCGTTTCAAATTGGTTTTCCCGCATGCCTATCGAACGTTGGGAGATCGCGAACCAGGAAAAGACGGCATGCCCGACGGTTACGCCATGACCAAGTCGGGTTTGGAACTGTACGACTTGGACGCCGACGTTTCGGAAACCACCAACGTGATCGAAGCCCACCCGGAAGTCGTCAAGCAACTGCAGGCGGCCGCGGAAGTCTATCGTCAACAACTCGGCGACAAACTTCAAAAGGTCAAGGGTTCAGAAATCCGTGGCCCCGGAAAGCTCAACGAAAACGAGCCTCAACTGAGTTGGTGATGTTTGTGCTGAAATTGATGCATTGCTCGGTGG of the Rhodopirellula baltica SH 1 genome contains:
- the ruvX gene encoding Holliday junction resolvase RuvX, producing MPTTTTTAEDGFPATGRLASVDYGTVRIGVAICDPDWILASPLEVHPVSTPEKDAQYFIDLAKSERIAAWVVGLPIHCDGGESDKSKESRKFAAWLKETTGLPTRLFDERFTTVAANAKIRQGKTTRKKTKQRVDAVAAQVLLESFLEACRYRGELAGHCLEDSTSDESLDDA
- a CDS encoding C25 family cysteine peptidase — translated: MTSRSILFHSCTFALLGLCSAFIHPSATDAADVVVVASPEFDETLEPWIQMRSEEGLRVAIARPADNASDTHQQIWNVGGADTRYIVLVGDTPDYDTPRNQPHQIPTWMIPAPVTSRFGSTSTLPTDLPYGDRDGDRVSDAAIGRLPVRSAEQLASVIGRIEAYENSDDFGLWRRSFQLTGGVGGFGAMVDTAIESVTRGVITTVLPADAKPQIAYASPNHPFCPPGESFTDAVLNRYRTGARFWVYAGHGQIDRLELLQTTAADGKPAAREHWSVESLLNNQNATQLERAPEGATIAVLLACFAGAYDAPGDCLAERMVLAEGGPIAVIASSRLSMPYGNACMGLGLLQSVYSSGPQNTGCDRIGDAMLHAARSLQSKQQGKQSTMRVMVDTLASMISPAGTDLKQERLEHAALYQLLGDPTLRLHPPQPLDLSIEPSNQTDQQTDGVVARSLSVAVTSPIAGTLIVAVERPLTAITKTPTDSTSEHDAHGTTITEHQIEVSAGKRILQTLTLPLGESGPLIIRGFVHGKTGWASAAQRTFLPD
- a CDS encoding sulfatase family protein, translating into MRLPHLLALCLPAFFTALPASATAPEDIAGSRPNIVVIYMDDMAYADIGPFGAKGYSTPNLDRMANEGRKFTDFSVSSAVCSASRSALLTGCYHRRVGLSGALGPQAKIGLAPAETTFAEVCKSAGYRTACHGKWHLGHHPKFLPTNQGFDQFYGIPYSNDMWPLHPDTIRRQQKDPNDPGNWPPLPIIESIAGQPPRIVNDNVQPADQEQMTVELTRRSVEFIKNQSSDKPFLLYLPHPMVHVPLYVSERFRGKSGAGLFGDVMMEVDWSVGEILSAIESIDQQKNTLVIFTSDNGPWLSYGNHAGSAAPLREGKGTQWEGGVREPTLMWWPETIPAGTTCETFCSTIDVLPTIVELTGGEAPERKIDGHSIVDLMLDVPGAKSPHESFVGYYGGGQLQTIRNERFKLVFPHAYRTLGDREPGKDGMPDGYAMTKSGLELYDLDADVSETTNVIEAHPEVVKQLQAAAEVYRQQLGDKLQKVKGSEIRGPGKLNENEPQLSW